Sequence from the Ziziphus jujuba cultivar Dongzao chromosome 9, ASM3175591v1 genome:
CTTAATTTACCCtgatgcataaatatatataatttgttcatttttcaGGGTCTTATGAATTCTGAGCAAGGGATTCCACATTCTCCATCAAGACCACATGCAATAATTCTAAAAgtgaaacaaataaatacttttttgtTGAAACAGCTGGAGAAACCACCTGATAATTAGTACAGCAATCAGCGGAtggaatttgaatatatatatataattatattgagagagaaagagagagagagagagagaaggagagaggtTTACCTTAATCGGCCAGATTTTCCATCAGAGCAGAGGTttccatataaaaatattacatagaATCCTAGTTTAGGCAAAAATAACTAAGAAGAAGGACATTAACTTAAAAAAGTACATTAATATCTGGCAGTTCAATTAATCTGCCTTTCTCAAGCTGCAGCATATATAGCACTGAGAATGAAATCATCTTCCATCAATAACTAATTGTAACAATCATATAAGCATTAATTCCTTTTCTAGCTTAATTATAagagaataacaaaaaaaaaaaaaaaagttcatgttTCATAGTATGCAGTAGTAATTTGGGATTGGCAAAATCTAGTCCACTACTACTCCCTAACTCCTCAGGAATATTGCTGAGTGTAGTTGAAAGGCCCTGAATGAAGATCGTTGGAATCATGAAAACCACCCCATTGCCTGTTGATTGTTTGAGCGTCTAATGAAGACCAAAAGTGATCAGAAGCCTCATCAAATCTGCCATATGAGACATTTTCATCCGGAACTACTGAACTTTCACAACTCCCAACAAGGTTATGAGGATCCATCAATTTATTGCTTTCCAAATATGGCATCATTGAAGCAACATTTGTGAGGTTTGGGCTAAATTGGGGCACCAAGTTTGAATTTTCTTGTTGAAACCAATTCTGTGCATGTTCTTGGTGAGAAAGTCTTCCATTGAACTTCTGATTCCAGTTTGCATTGTCAGGGCCATTGATAAAGCTTCCATTGTTGGCTGATTGCTCTTTGATGGAAGCTAGCTGTGCTTGTAAACTAATCACCTGTACACAATCCACACCCAAATCagaatataatttaaatcatgAAATTTGATCATATGGGTTTTCCATAATCATGTAATTGTAAAACTCGACAAAAGGTCAAAGGGTATAAAAACCTGCTGTTGGAGAGCAAAAATATGTGAGACACAGCCATATATAGGGTCTTTAAGCCTGGCTTGAGCTTCATATGAGATGGTAATGGCGGCTCCACAACGATCGCTGACAGGAAGATGGGCAAGCAACTTTGATACGTTGCTTGCACCAAAAACCTTGTGAATTGCAGCAAAGTTCGAAGCACCCTGCTCATGGCAGAAATAAGGTGCAAAAACACAACCTTTAACGCATTTTCTCCTCAAGAACTTGCAGGCTCCACAAGGAGAACCACAACCAGAACCTGTCATCTTGATCGGTCTTTTTAGGATGTTTTGGTGGTTTTTTCGCTTTATCTTAGCTTTCTTGCCCAGCATCGTCCTCCGTTTATAAAGACTAGAGAAAGAATGGTACAGATCATATTATAATGAATACTTAATTATATAAGGTTCCCTCAGTGGCATACAGACTtcattattttaacattttgaatTACTAATCTACAACTCCTTACAGACTAAAGTTTCATACATGACTGTTCAGATGAGATTCCTTGAACTATCAAAGAGCTATCACAGTCCAAACCCATTTTCATTTGCTTTGTATTGGATTGAGAAAAAGGGTATATTATgatgattaatattattaattattatctccTTGCGTATGTTTGGTTGAGGCATGGGAATTAGCAAACTCCAATCTTCTGCAGAGCCAAAAGTATTAAGGGTTCAGCTTTTTTCCCTtagttttaatttctttaatacttATTATTTGACagaatacatataaatatgtagAATTTGGACAGGTAACATATTTCTGAAACGCTGATTGATCAGCATAAATGATTACATACATATAAGCAAACAGCTGGCGTGCAATATGTATAGGTGGGATCATTGAACAATATTGATAAGAACGGGCTTATGTGATTCTTGACCGCGTAGATGACTCTAAAGGCCTGaccaattcccttttttttcttttttttttttctttttcccccccaTCATAAAAGCCTGAccaagaaagaaattaaaattcagactaccaatttaaacaaatttttttacaaacACTTCTCATTCTTGTTTTCACATGCTTTTACAGTACTTTTAActgtatttacatataaaatgtcTCCATTAATTTAATACTTGCCCca
This genomic interval carries:
- the LOC132799552 gene encoding LOB domain-containing protein 29-like, with product MTGSGCGSPCGACKFLRRKCVKGCVFAPYFCHEQGASNFAAIHKVFGASNVSKLLAHLPVSDRCGAAITISYEAQARLKDPIYGCVSHIFALQQQVISLQAQLASIKEQSANNGSFINGPDNANWNQKFNGRLSHQEHAQNWFQQENSNLVPQFSPNLTNVASMMPYLESNKLMDPHNLVGSCESSVVPDENVSYGRFDEASDHFWSSLDAQTINRQWGGFHDSNDLHSGPFNYTQQYS